One Aspergillus oryzae RIB40 DNA, chromosome 2 genomic window carries:
- a CDS encoding putative C6 transcription factor (predicted protein) — protein sequence MDRSERPKRTSNACKRCRSRKVKCSGTHPCDKCRQRRQDCVFEDDRKIVVSEDRRILNTIQARLSPHNSTPLPLAVDGDAYQLQWRQASSEELPDISGLPSLEHAIYILNTVQFHFSHLYLLFDEDEFLRHLYEFYDNAEVKVQESRLWYVQFLIVLAFGEALLAPVRKVSNAASWTKYFLRAMSFLPDITGLWQDPVLAIEVLTLIGLYFHSIDMRDTAYCYIGHAMRMALVEGHHRAPPVEQLGQKLVDRCQNIWWTVYILDRKFSSLIGSPNAVKDHEITTPLYDPKSCHQKEAALSLHVRITQVITRVLDTRGHLPPKGSVSLAGNDGPFTRVGGCLRASIFKFRRIAIWRHYAADVILPPTLLWERLSCFEQGEVFRTLSSPVQTLLHASTDSALKSLRILTALRDQNLLGPPETFLPFDLENLFSSFFILSLISAILPDIIPDPSYRDMGFSLLDDMIARGNRVAQLRKSEIVQLEELVQPLLQPHLQPLTPGSSAKQAGEERTSEQVNDSVAVLNAGISPALSVPEAADVVQDDEMHFDWRDCGLSLDQMLSVTDQLNANNLVLDAEREGLQTDLWLWSDG from the exons ATGGATCGTTCTGAGCGTCCAAAGCGGACCTCCAACGC GTGCAAGCGATGCCGATCTCGCAAAGTAAAATGCTCCGGCACACATCCTTGTGATAAATGTCGACAGCGGCGTCAGGATTGTGTGTTTGAGGATGATCGGAAAATTGTTGTCTCAGAGGA TCGTCGGATCCTTAACACCATTCAAGCGCGTCTGAGTCCACACAACTCAACACCGCTACCCCTCGCTGTGGATGGCGATGCTTACCAACTCCAGTGGCGACAAGCCAGCTCCGAGGAGCTTCCTGACATCAGTGGACTGCCATCCCTGGAACATGCAATATACATACTGAACACGGTTCAGTTCCATTTTAGTCATTTATACTTGTTGTTTGACGAAGACGAGTTTCTTCGCCATCTGTACGAGTTCTACGATAACGCCGAAGTGAAGGTACAAGAGAGCCGTCTCTGGTACGTCCAGTTCTTGATCGTATTGGCGTTTGGAGAGGCTCTCTTAGCACCGGTACGAAAGGTTTCCAATGCTGCCAGCTGGACAAAATATTTCTTACGGGCTATGTCTTTCCTCCCTGACATTACAGGCTTATGGCAAGATCCTGTTCTAGCTATCGAGGTTCTCACTCTCATCGGACTTTATTTCCACTCGATCGACATGAGAGATACCGCATATTGCTAT ATCGGGCACGCCATGCGCATGGCATTGGTAGAAGGTCATCACCGCGCTCCGCCAGTTGAACAACTGGGCCAAAAGCTAGTGGATCGGTGTCAGAATATATGGTGGACAGTGTATATACTGGACCGGAAGTTTTCATCGTTGATCGGCTCACCCAACGCAGTCAAGGATCATGAGATAACTACTCCCCTATACGATCCGAAATCGTGTCACCAAAAGGAGGCCGCATTGAGCCTGCATGTGCGGATAACACAGGTTATCACTCGCGTACTGGACA CTAGGGGGCATCTTCCTCCGAAAGGTTCGGTCAGTCTTGCAGGAAATGACGGACCTTTCACGCGAGTTGGAGGATGTCTTCGCGCATCAATTTTCAAATTCCGTAGAATCGCTATCTGGCGTCACTACGCGGCTGACGTTATCCTGCCACCAA CCCTGCTCTGGGAACGACTCAGCTGCTTCGAGCAAGGCGAGGTGTTCCGAACTTTATCATCACCAGTACAGACCCTTCTGCACGCATCTACCGACTCCGCATTAAAATCATTAAGAATCCTAACCGCGCTACGTGATCAAAACCTCCTTG GACCACCAGAAACCTTCCTCCCCTTCGACCTAGAAAAcctcttctcatccttcttcatcctaTCCCTTATATCAGCCATCCTCCCGGACATCATCCCCGACCCCAGCTACCGAGACATGGGTTTCAGTCTACTAGACGACATGATCGCCCGGGGAAACCGCGTAGCACAGCTCCGGAAATCCGAGATCGTGCAACTAGAGGAATTAGTGCAGCCATTGCTCCAGCCTCACCTGCAACCCCTAACACCTGGGAGTAGTGCAAAGCAGGCAGGCGAGGAACGAACGTCAGAGCAGGTGAATGATTCCGTGGCTGTTTTGAACGCGGGTATCAGCCCGGCTCTGTCGGTGCCAGAGGCTGCGGATGTTGttcaggatgatgagatgCACTTCGATTGGAGAGATTGTGGGCTGTCGTTGGATCAGATGCTCTCTGTTACGGACCAGTTGAATGCGAATAACTTAGTTTTGGATGCTGAGAGGGAGGGATTGCAGACTGATTTGTGGTTGTGGAGTGATGGGTAG
- a CDS encoding fungal specific transcription factor domain-containing protein (predicted protein), translating into MKFIFPTLPIISRSLFGLTSTRITPDQHVLNNMPVHLLAAIYASAQPFAKFDEYLSVLNAYSTPPTEQLWRIVWEILLQEIHTPHLASLQAGLLYLHKAPEKSQSAVADSASVWSFVGLLVGLATSLGLQLECGPMGLPAWERRLRRRLWWAIYAEDKWRSLLMGRPPYIRNDEWDVTELDDKDFHIDEAPLAQDVLQAQQFQCFARLSRIADEVQHDLYALRSAQRLSSNFSESLKTARPLLQRLREWYVHLPAPLRLHDRLFASIDGTGPQLTCLHFAYTLLEVFIFRALLRPIVRSATPPPLFEETEASTNFTTALDDYIFHIMDPDEIEPSPAIDLSNENGVGCAVLKAAENCAAKMLRLVMRMAYSDLAGYWFSCMCLLTPHCSMSRHCLTCYLFPGSRIGFATVSSFMLLLLVQAPSKDHAIRARRLVHMWRQALRRQSEGSSLMNLALVRLDGIYWTGLCRNYYLSKHVKEALDETVYQ; encoded by the exons ATGAAATTCATCTTCCCAACTCTTCCTATCATCTCTAGGTCACTATTCGGTCTTACCTCTACTCGTATCACACCCGATCAACATGTTCTTAACAACATGCCGGTCCATCTTCTGGCCGCCATATACGCTTCAGCACAACCCTTTGCCAAGTTTGACGAGTATCTATCAGTTCTCAACGCTTATTCAACGCCGCCAACTGAGCAGCTCTGGCGCATAGTGTGGGAGATTCTCCTACAAGAAATACACACCCCTCACTTAGCATCCCTGCAAGCGGGACTTCTTTATTTGCACAAAGCACCCGAAAAGAGTCAAAGTGCTGTTGCAGACAGCGCATCTGTATGGTCTTTTGTGGGATTGCTCGTCGGACTCGCTACATCGCTCGGTCTTCAACTGGAATGTGGGCCAATGGGCCTTCCGGCCTGGGAGCGGAGACTGCGGAGAAGACTGTGGTGGGCGATTTATGCCGAGGACAAATGGAGAAGCCTCCTGATGGGTCGGCCCCCTTATATCAGAAATGATGAGTGGGATGTAACAGAGCTCGACGACAAAGACTTCCACATTGATGAAGC CCCCCTGGCACAAGATGTACTGCAAGCGCAGCAATTCCAATGTTTTGCCCGTCTGTCTCGAATAGCAGACGAGGTGCAGCACGACCTTTA CGCTCTGCGGTCCGCACAACGCTTATCATCGAATTTCTCGGAATCTCTCAAAACCGCTCGTCCACTTCTTCAAAGGCTGAGGGAATGGTACGTCCACTTACCAGCACCGCTCAGACTGCATGATAGGCTTTTCGCATCCATCGACGGGACAGGTCCACAATTAACCTGTCTTCATTTTGCTTATACGCTGTTGGAAGTGTTCATCTTCCGCGCTCTTCTGCGACCTATAGTCCGATCAGCTACTCCTCCACCCTTAttcgaagagacagaagCCTCAACCAACTTCACCACAGCCCTCGATGATTACATCTTTCATATCATGGATCCTGACGAAATCGAACCAAGCCCGGCAATAGACCTGTCAAACGAGAACGGTGTGGGTTGCGCTGTTCTCAAAGCGGCCGAGAACTGCGCAGCGAAGATGCTCCgattggtgatgaggatggcatATAGTGACTTGGCCGGGTATTGGTTCTCATGTATGTGTCTTCTGACTCCTCATTGTTCTATGAGCAGACATTGTCTAACATGCTATCTGTTCCCAGGGTCTCGGATCGGCTTTGCGACTGTTTCCAGCTTCATGTTACTTTTACTTGTGCAAGCACCATCCAAAGATCATGCCATTAGGGCCAGACGATTAGTGCACATGTGGCGACAGGCCTTGCGAAGGCAGAGCGAGGGTTCTTCGTTGATGAACCTGGCTCTGGTACGGTTGGATGGAATCTACTGGACCGGACTGTGCCGGAATTATTACCTTTCAAAGCATGTCAAGGAAGCGCTTGATGAGACCGTGTACCAGTAA
- a CDS encoding heat shock factor family protein (heat shock transcription factor) → MLEDPSYAEIVRWGDEGDSFVVLECEKFTKTILPKHFKHSNFASFVRQLNKYDFHKVRQNNEENGQSPYGQNGCLTRNLGMGIQAPRIPGEQQRITRQYSTEGACPSKTDPEQRRFRSNATDRSPEPANSGAATTNSASL, encoded by the exons atgCTGGAGGATCCGTCCTACGCGGAGATTGTACGGTGGGGTGATGAAGGGGACAGTTTTGTCGTCTTGGAG TGCGAGAAATTTACGAAAACCATCCTTCCTAAGCATTTCAAACATAGCAACTTTGCCAGCTTTGTACGACAATTAAACAAGTACGACTTTCACAAAGTGAGACAAAATAATGAAGAGAATGGTCAATCACCGTACGGCCAGAAT GGTTGTCTGACCAGGAATCTAGGCATGGGAATTCAAGCACCCCGAATTCCGGGCGAACAGCAAAGAATCACTCGACAATATTCGACGGAAGGCGCCTGCCCCTCGAAAACAGACCCAGAACAACGAAGATTCCGTTCCAACGCAACAGATCGATCTCCTGAACCAGCAAATAGTGGCGCAGCAACAACAAATTCAGCATCTCTCTGA
- a CDS encoding response regulator (sensory transduction histidine kinase) yields MRVQKTVLNHEHVIHQLMTYLLSVDARQRRDSKASGPFQAQGQGGSTLSPSQVASMDDEPSSPLQHASKLLNDMNAEIQFNLGGLDSLGEPPKTGPVVATTPAMDAAPRNGVVRPSTAAAATPANPANPTNAATTALVYPKMSGEIEPVVYPVGATNGIDPMYSEHVNNVPYPMPPKQEVDDARRQFADNRKKSNHVDPGWMRSPHILLVEDDATCRQIGGKFLYSFSCVIDTAFDGLEAVNKIQDGSKYDLILMDIIMPNLDGVSACHLIRQFDRTPIIAMTSNIRSDDIQLYFQHGMDDVLPKPFTRKSLLDMLEKHLVHLKTMPQGMETAQPTAAVTMAAQSSAAQSVKEDSSPSQSPATSINNWQTPGQFQGMAAVHPNLQQVQGQYVPATPATAAAYAVDQNGVQYPTAPVALTAAAAAAARPQPRRQVSDMASAAENPNLAKRQRVYAPQPQAMVNPVQAARTG; encoded by the exons ATGAGAGTCCAGAAAACAGTCCTCAATCATGAACATGTCATTCACCAGCTGATGACATATCTACTATCAGTAGATGCTCGTCAACGGCGAGACAGTAAAGCATCCGGACCTTTCCAGGCACAAGGTCAAGGGGGCTCGACCTTAAGCCCTTCCCAGGTGGCGTCGATGGACGATGAGCCTTCGTCGCCCTTGCAGCACGCGTCGAAGCTTCTTAACGATATGAATGCTGAAATTCAGTTCAACCTCGGCGGCCTTGATTCGTTAGGGGAGCCACCCAAAACAGGTCCTGTTGTGGCCACGACGCCCGCAATGGACGCTGCCCCGCGGAATGGTGTGGTGCGACCGTCAACTGCAGCCGCTGCGACCCCTGCAAACCCAGCCAACCCGACGAATGCCGCGACCACAGCCTTAGTATATCCGAAGATGAGCGGCGAGATTGAACCTGTCGTATACCCGGTGGGCGCTACTAATGGTATCGATCCGATGTACAGCGAGCATGTTAATAATGTGCCATACCCAATGCCGCCCAAGCAAGAAGTTGACGACGCTCGGAGACAGTTCGCAGACAATCGGAAGAAGAGTAACCATGTTGATCCGGGGTGGATGCGTAGTCCGCATATCTTGCTGGTCGAAGATGATGCGACGTGTCGTCAGATTGGCGGAAAGTTCCTATACTCCTTCTCTTGTGTCATTGATACTGCT TTCGACGGACTCGAGGCGGTGAACAAAATACAAGATGGCTCCAAGTACGATCTTATTCTAATGGATATAATTATGCCCAACTTGGACGGTGTCTCAGCATGTCACCTCATTCGGCAGTTTGATAGGACGCCGATCATTGCCATGACATCCAACATCCGGAGTGATGATATTCAGCTTTACTTCCAGCATG GAATGGACGATGTTCTTCCTAAGCCCTTCACGCGAAAGAGTCTACTGGATATGTTAGAAAAGCACCTGGTTCATTTGAAGACCATGCCGCAAGGCATGGAAACCGCCCAACCCACGGCGGCGGTTACAATGGCTGCGCAGAGCTCGGCAGCCCAGTCTGTCAAAGAGGATAGTTCTCCCAGCCAGTCGCCAGCTACGTCCATAAACAATTGGCAAACACCCGGCCAATTCCAGGGCATGGCCGCGGTTCACCCTAACCTGCAGCAGGTACAAGGCCAATACGTACCTGCAACTCCTGCTACTGCCGCTGCATATGCGGTAGACCAAAATGGGGTGCAGTATCCGACCGCTCCTGTGGCGCTCAcggctgcggctgcagctgcagcgcgGCCGCAACCACGACGGCAGGTCTCCGACATGGCCAGTGCTGCCGAGAACCCCAATCTCGCCAAGCGACAGCGTGTATATGCGCCCCAACCTCAAGCGATGGTCAACCCTGTACAGGCTGCACGGACTGGCTGA
- a CDS encoding uncharacterized protein (monocarboxylate transporter): protein MALMGSSFTLLEHKPVGEVLSGIGTVTELCAGPIFDAYGPAYVVIPGSIGIVAALICFSFSEEYYQIFLSFSVLGGLSACTLFTPAVSCVGHWFNIRRGYATGIACTAGGLGGVIFPIIILFAAPKIGFPWAIRIIALLCAILCTLACLLMKTRLPRNETAGASIDFKALRDIKYATTTAAIFLVEFAVFIPITYIASYAVHVGINNTLSYPLIVFLNLGAIPGRFLPGLIADHLGRFNVMVLTSFICGVLTLGLWLKAGVNIAAIICYAVLSGFWSGAAISLTPVCISQVCATEDYGKRNGTTFTIVSVGTLTGIPIAGAIQQNNGGDYWGLIVFGGVLYLAATVAFAVARGVCAGWALRIRF from the exons ATGGCGCTTATGGGTTCTTCCTTTACTTTGCTGGAGCACAAGCCGGTGGGTGAGGTTCTGTCAGGTATAGGAACAGTTACTGAACTATGTGCAGGACCAATATTCGATGCATATGGACCAGCCTATGTCGTTATTCCTGGGTCAATTGGAATTGTAGCTGCACTGATATGCTTCAGCTTTAGTGAAG AGTACTACCAGATCTTCCTATCCTTCAGCGTCCTCGGCGGGCTCTCAGCCTGCACACTGTTCACACCGGCAGTCTCATGCGTCGGACACTGGTTCAACATCCGCCGCGGCTACGCAACAGGCATCGCCTGCACAGCCGGCGGACTAGGTGGCGTGATATTCCCCATAATAATACTATTCGCAGCCCCTAAGATCGGATTTCCATGGGCCATCCGCATAATCGCACTCTTATGCGCCATCCTCTGCACACTAGCCTGTCTTCTCATGAAAACACGACTCCCACGCAACGAAACAGCAGGAGCCTCCATTGACTTCAAAGCCCTTAGGGATATCAAATACGCCACCACAACAGCAGCCATCTTCCTAGTCGAATTCGCCGTCTTCATCCCTATCACCTACATCGCCTCATACGCAGTCCACGTCGGAATAAACAACACCCTCTCCTACCCACTAatcgtcttcctcaacctcggCGCCATCCCAGGCCGCTTCCTCCCCGGCCTCATCGCAGACCATCTAGGCCGTTTCAACGTAATGGTCCTCACATCGTTCATATGCGGAGTATTAACCCTAGGTCTTTGGCTGAAGGCAGGGGTCAACATAGCCGCTATTATATGCTACGCTGTGCTCTCTGGTTTCTGGAGCGGAGCAGCTATCAGTCTAACGCCTGTGTGTATCTCACAGGTCTGCGCGACAGAAGACTacggaaagagaaatgggaCGACGTTCACCATTGTTAGTGTTGGTACTCTAACTGGGATCCCTATTGCGGGTGCTATTCAACAGAATAATGGAGGGGATTATTGGGGCCTTATTGTGTTTGGAGGTGTGCTTTATTTGGCGGCTACTGTTGCTTTTGCTGTTGCGAGGGGGGTTTGTGCGGGGTGGGCTTTGAGGATTAGGTTTTAG
- a CDS encoding copper amine oxidase (copper amine oxidase) encodes MASLPHPFDPITPGEIQLATKIVQAAFPGVSLRYKKIDIQEPIKKEVVPFIEAERLGKPLPRRPTRLLQVLFHRLDNGAFYKALLDAGKQSVISAKELPKDIQANVDVDEMIEMEQLCLNHPAVQAEVAKLQLPEGVTVCNDPWIYGTDDPKETRRLFQCYMYIVATDHPQNNQYSTPCKFSPVFDGLTKQLVRMDYLPSGSDVQTTETQPWKPVETIQYAHDLLQEPLRTDLKPYIVQQPHGASFDVEGNVVSWQKWRFRVGFNSREGLVIYNLTYDGRNVFYRLSVSEMTVPYGDPRAPYHRKQAFDVGDVGFGITANQLSLGCDCLGHIKYFDGYRSDSKGNPIHLPNVICLHEQDNGLQHKHTNYRSGAATVVRNRQLVIQMICTVANYEYIFAFIFDQAANIELEVRATGILSTVPFDNEEFGKTVPWGTNVGPGVMAPYHQHMFSFRMDPALDGFQNTVYYEDSVPMPEDENNPWNVGYTTEQTVVRTSGTANTSVDRHRVFKIRNDSQINPITYKPIAYKLQAVPSQMLLASPKSFGAKRAAFATKPIWVTKYQDDELFAAGEFTNQSKESQGVEKWVQRNDPVENEDIVLWHTFGLTHNPRIEDFPVMPMERISVMLKPDGFFTKNPALDVPQSSQSFNRSTQHPEPAACCGPAKGKL; translated from the exons ATGGCGTCACTCCCTCATCCGTTTGACCCCATTACCCCCGGGGAGATCCAGTTGGCCACGAAGATCGTTCAGGCCGCTTTTCCCGGGGTCTCTCTTCGTTACAAGAAGATTGATATTCAGGAGCCAATCAAGAAGGAAGTGGTGCCTTTCATCGAAGCGGAGAGACTAGGCAAGCCATTGCCTCGCCGGCCAACCCGGTTGCTGCAGGTTCTCTTCCATCGATTGGACAATGGCGCATTCTACAAGGCATTGCTGGATGCAGGGAAACAGTCCGTCATCTCGGCCAAGGAATTGCCTAAAGATATTCAG GCCAATGTCGATGTCGATGAGATGATTGAAATGGAGCAGCTGTGCCTGAACCATCCTGCTGTCCAGGCCGAAGTGGCCAAGCTGCAATTACCCGAGGGGGTTACTGTTTGCAACGACCCCTGGATTTATGGAACAGATGATCCGAAGGAGACTCGTCGTCTGTTCCAATGCTACATGTATATCGTCGCCACCGACCATCCTCAAAACAACCAGTACTCCACACCCTGCAAATTCTCCCCGGTATTTGACGGACTCACCAAACAGCTTGTACGCATGGACTATCTTCCTAGTGGGAGCGATGTTCAAACCACGGAAACCCAGCCGTGGAAGCCCGTTGAAACCATCCAATACGCACATGACCTCCTCCAGGAGCCCTTGCGTACCGACCTTAAGCCGTACATTGTTCAGCAGCCTCATGGGGCATCCTTCGACGTTGAAGGCAATGTGGTCTCTTGGCAGAAATGGAGGTTCCGCGTGGGTTTCAACAGCCGTGAGGGCCTGGTGATCTACAACCTCACCTACGATGGACGTAATGTGTTTTACCGTCTCTCCGTATCGGAGATGACCGTTCCCTACGGTGACCCTCGGGCACCCTACCACCGCAAGCAGGCATTTGatgttggagatgttggattCGGTATTACCGCCAACCAACTGTCCTTGGGATGTGACTGTCTCGGCCACATCAAGTACTTCGACGGCTACCGCTCCGACTCCAAGGGCAACCCAATCCATCTACCCAACGTCATCTGTCTCCATGAGCAAGACAACGGGCTTCAGCATAAACACACCAACTACCGTTCAGGGGCCGCAACAGTTGTCCGTAACCGCCAGCTAGTTATACAGATGATCTGCACGGTGGCCAATTATGAATACAttttcgccttcatcttcgaccAAGCAGCCAACATCGAACTAGAAGTGCGAGCCACCGGCATTCTCTCCACCGTCCCTTTTGACAATGAGGAGTTCGGCAAGACCGTTCCGTGGGGTACGAACGTGGGCCCCGGCGTGATGGCACCTTACCACCAGCACATGTTTTCATTCCGGATGGATCCCGCCCTGGACGGGTTTCAAAACACGGTTTACTATGAGGACAGCGTGCCTATGCCCGAAGACGAAAACAACCCGTGGAACGTGGGATACACGACAGAGCAAACCGTCGTACGGACCAGTGGAACGGCCAACACCAGTGTCGACCGCCACCGTGTATTTAAAATCCGCAACGACTCCCAAATCAACCCCATCACCTACAAGCCGATTGCATATAAACTGCAAGCCGTACCCAGCCAGATGCTCCTCGCCAGCCCGAAGTCCTTCGGCGCTAAGCGTGCCGCCTTTGCCACCAAACCCATCTGGGTAACCAAGTACCAGGACGATGAGCTATTCGCAGCGGGCGAATTTACCAACCAAAGCAAGGAAAGCCAAGGTGTCGAGAAATGGGTGCAACGGAATGACCCGGTAGAAAACGAAGACATTGTCCTCTGGCACA CATTCGGCCTGACCCACAACCCCCGCATCGAAGACTTCCCCGTCATGCCGATGGAGCGCATTAGTGTTATGTTGAAGCCCGACGGGTTCTTCACGAAGAACCCGGCGCTGGACGTTCCACAATCCTCGCAGTCGTTTAATAGGTCGACGCAGCACCCGGAACCGGCGGCCTGCTGTGGTCCGGCGAAGGGCAAGCTGTAG
- a CDS encoding sideroflexin family transporter (sideroflexin) gives MSASLPGNRDLPASQYDLSTYLGRVRQCADLSDPSARLQNAKDLLTKYRSGQIQSMSPELWQAKKIVDSTLHPDTGEPVLLPFRMSCYVFSNLFVTAGMLIPGMKWKGTLAWQIANQSLNVAINSANANKSTPLSTTGMIKSYFMAVSASCSVALGLNSIVPRLKSVSPSTKVILGRLVPFAAVASAGALNVFLMRSEEIRQGIDVYPFNSATSEGNTGEKVPATSLGKSQKAATIAVGETAISRVVTSTPVMVIPPLLLLRFQKTELLKKRPYLAMPINIGLVFLTSAFALPFALGVFPQRLVMSSDRLEERFHGRGGESEQVVFNRGI, from the exons ATGTCTGCATCACTTCCAGGAAATCGGGATCTGCCCGCGTCGCAGTATGATCTTTCGACATACCTGGGACGTGTTCGTCAATGCGCAGACCTTTCAGACCCTAG CGCCAGACTGCAAAATGCCAAAGACCTCCTCACGAAGTACAGATCGGGCCAAATCCAGAGCATGAGCCCAGAATTGTGGCAGGCTAAGAAGATTGTCGATTCAACCTTGCATCCCGATACAGGAGAGCCAGTGCTTCTACCATTCCGCATGTCGTGTTATGTCTTCTCCAATCTGTTTGTTACCGCGGGCATGCTTATTCCGGGGATGAAG TGGAAAGGCACTTTAGCCTGGCAGATCGCCAACCAATCCTTGAATGTGGCCATTAACAGTGCGAACGCGAACAAATCAACCCCTCTTTCCACCACGGGAATGATCAAATCGTACTTCATGGCGGTGTCTGCTTCTTGCTCGGTCGCACTCGGACTGAATTCCATCGTTCCAAGATTAAAGTCGGTTTCACCAAGTACGAAAGTGATTCTAGGACGCCTCGTCCCTTTCGCAGCTGTTGCCAGTGCTGGTGCGCTCAACGTGTTCCTCATGCGCAGCGAGGAGATCAGACAAGGAATCGACGTCTATCCATTCAATTCAGCAACAAGTGAAGGAAACACTGGAGAGAAGGTGCCGGCGACAAGCCTGGGAAAGAGCCAGAAGGCTGCAACTATCGCGGTAGGTGAGACGGCCATTAGTCGCGTTGTCACTTCTACGCCGGTTATGGTCATCCcacctctccttcttctgcgcTTCCAGAAGACGGAGTTGCTGAAGAAGCGTCCATACCTTGCGATGCCTATCAATATAG ggttggttttcttgaCGTCGGCTTTCGCTCTCCCGTTCGCATTGGGCGTATTCCCACAGAGGTTGGTAATGAGTTCCGATCGCTTGGAAGAAAGGTTtcatggaagaggaggtgaaAGCGAGCAGGTGGTATTCAACCGTGGCATTTGA